In the Rhododendron vialii isolate Sample 1 chromosome 2a, ASM3025357v1 genome, ATTGGACCAGCTTTTTTCTGAATCCATTTGATTATTAACTGGTCAAAGGATTCAGATATAGGTGATACCAGCCGTTAGCAAAATCAATCAAGTTCATGGAAATCCCGATATCTCAGATTCTCAGTTGTGGGTTCAGTGTATATGTAGTTATGTACAAGAGGACGTTCCTATGAATTTATATACGACTCTTTTCTTTTGTACTATATAGGTTTGCTAGCTGTATAGTTTCTATGCGAGGACCAGCAAGTTATCTATTCTGTATTTTCAGCACTCCAACACTTTCAGAAGAACTTGGATCTAaggaaccctttttttttcttttttttttttaaattacagaTCTAAGGAACTTGAAATTCCTTATTTGGCAAACCATAGGTTAGTTTGTAGATATGACTGCTTTCGGCAAGATACCCTGCAGTTGAGTCCATTCAGCTCTTGGTTACATTGTGTGGTCCTTGGCGAAATAGCGAGTTACCAGCTCACTTTATACATGTCTACATCTAATACTTTTTACTAGGAATGATGAGTTTTGAAGGCCGAAGCTTGCTTACAAAGTGCTTAAATCTTAATGCTGTTTGGGTGATTGAAAATCTTATCATATGTATGAAAAGTTGATAGTTGGAGATCTCTTGTGAGTCAGTTGGAGATCTCTTGTGAGTAAAGATGGATCAACAAGGCCACGGGCAGTCCCAAGTAACTGGGGTGCCAGGTAGCTCAGCTCAGATGCCATATAACATGGCCCCATATCAAGCTCACCAAATGATGAGGCCCTCTGCCTCTACATCTGCCGGATCAATTCAATCTCCTCAATCCGCTGGTCTCCCTGCCTCTACTGCTCAGCTCGCGCAGCACCAACTCGCTTATCAGCAAATCcaccagcagcagcaacagcaacTGCAGCAACAACTCCATGGTTTCTGGGCAAACCAGTTCCAAGACATTGAGCAAACAACTGACTTCAAAAACCATAGCCTGCCATTGGCTAGGATTAAAAAGATAATGAAAGCGGATGAAGATGTAAGGATGATATCCGCTGAGGCTCCAGTCGTGTTTGCTAGGGCATGTGAGATGTTCATTCTGGAGTTGACTTTAAGGTCTTGGAATCACACAGAGGAGAACAAAAGGAGGACACTTCAGAAGAACGATATCGCGGCGGCTATCACAAAAACTGAGATATTTGATTTCTTGGTGGATATCGTGCCTAGGGAGGATTTGAAGGACGAGGTGCTTGCTTCGATCCCAAGAGGGTCCCTTCCTGTTGGGGGCCCCACTGAGGGACTTCCTTACTATTATATGCCACCTCAGCATGCTCCACAGGTTGGAGCTCCCGGGATGTTCATGGGTCAGCCTGTTGATCAAGCCCGGTATCAGCAGATGTGGCCACACCAGCAGCAACCACCAGACTCTTGAGGGACTAGTGGGTTTGGCAGAAATGTGAGCGACAGTGTAAGTAAGTTTTTAGTTGTTTTCCAATGCTCTCATCCCTATCCTTAGTTGcatgtatatttatatattttttagatgGTGGAAGATGCGTAGATGGATGTATGATAATTGACAGGATTATGAACGGGAGAATTAGATGTATAACAAGTTGTGAAATGGTAAGAGTAGCACCTATTGAGAAAACtaattcatgtagccgactccaATTGATTGGGTTTTAAGGCTCGGTTTGCTTTGGATTGGTTCGGTTAATGTGCAATAGATGCAAGTTAAGAAATCATGCTAGGCTTCTAGTGTCTGAAAAATGATTCGGATTGGTATATTCAACTGAGCATATAACCATTGGCAGAGCATAATGGCTGTAGAAAAGTCCTCTAGCCGACCCCAAATATT is a window encoding:
- the LOC131309832 gene encoding nuclear transcription factor Y subunit C-9-like, whose amino-acid sequence is MDQQGHGQSQVTGVPGSSAQMPYNMAPYQAHQMMRPSASTSAGSIQSPQSAGLPASTAQLAQHQLAYQQIHQQQQQQLQQQLHGFWANQFQDIEQTTDFKNHSLPLARIKKIMKADEDVRMISAEAPVVFARACEMFILELTLRSWNHTEENKRRTLQKNDIAAAITKTEIFDFLVDIVPREDLKDEVLASIPRGSLPVGGPTEGLPYYYMPPQHAPQVGAPGMFMGQPVDQARYQQMWPHQQQPPDS